In Pseudomonas fluorescens NCIMB 11764, a single window of DNA contains:
- a CDS encoding DUF262 domain-containing protein, which produces MIQDVKAFPVSFYFNPDGATSFFIPKYQREYVWGWSNWDALFNDLDESPSAHFLGSIICVNGQKDSMAGSKLELIDGQQRFTTISLLFCALYDKLTSNPDPDDDFKVEMVNLKNRIFIKANSQWRLEPSEQMQNKADFQRILSELFPKLVTAPKGLANFGNRRIAKAYKYFRERLALLTISQGMALLEKLKSAILVKIEVQNHSDAFMLFESINNRGIPLSAIDIIKNNLLAELDKRPDYGIDRAFDEWKELIYWLDQPALQERFLRHLYNTFKYLGRVEVKGCPRATRSNLITIYDVILRRHPVWFIGQLLEKGKTYSLLHFPDSEDCVWSEDTKNQLLDLQHLGAAPAYAFLLWVSQVARSRSWDEGLALGQIASLLTKWFFWRNLTDTPPTRELDPMFVQLIGELLKQIRNGSIGNLEEFVVQTSDWLVARAAPEDVCDARLKGDVYLDNYEATRFMLCKLEEVHQTRENTRNLWAHDANDRPVFTVEHILPKTENLGPGWVAMLELNGKDTADAIRQRCAHQLGNLTLSGYNSKLGTMEFIKKRDRQNDKDDFIGYRNGLYLNADLATRTEWNEAAMTARTDKMLKEVKSILSLRSSS; this is translated from the coding sequence ATGATCCAGGACGTCAAAGCATTCCCCGTCAGCTTTTACTTCAACCCGGATGGAGCGACCTCTTTCTTTATCCCAAAGTACCAGCGTGAGTACGTTTGGGGGTGGTCGAACTGGGATGCGCTATTCAACGATCTAGATGAGTCGCCTTCTGCTCACTTCTTGGGGTCGATCATTTGTGTCAACGGGCAGAAGGACTCGATGGCAGGTAGCAAGCTGGAGTTGATTGATGGCCAGCAGCGCTTTACCACTATCAGCCTGCTGTTCTGCGCGCTTTACGACAAGCTGACGTCGAACCCTGATCCGGATGACGACTTCAAAGTCGAGATGGTGAACTTGAAGAATCGCATCTTCATCAAGGCTAACAGTCAGTGGCGGCTTGAGCCCAGCGAGCAGATGCAGAACAAAGCGGATTTCCAGCGGATTCTGAGTGAGCTTTTTCCAAAGCTGGTCACCGCACCCAAAGGGCTGGCCAACTTCGGGAATCGCCGTATCGCGAAGGCCTACAAGTATTTCCGCGAGCGGCTTGCGCTACTGACCATTAGCCAGGGCATGGCGCTGCTGGAAAAACTCAAGTCGGCGATCCTAGTCAAGATTGAGGTTCAAAACCACTCAGACGCGTTCATGTTGTTTGAGTCGATCAACAACCGGGGCATTCCGCTATCGGCCATCGACATCATCAAAAATAACTTGCTGGCAGAACTCGACAAACGTCCCGACTACGGTATTGACCGGGCGTTTGATGAGTGGAAAGAGCTGATTTATTGGCTTGATCAGCCTGCGCTACAGGAGCGATTCCTGCGGCATTTATACAACACTTTCAAGTACCTGGGGCGCGTCGAAGTTAAAGGATGTCCAAGGGCGACGAGATCAAATCTCATCACCATTTATGACGTTATTTTGCGGCGTCATCCGGTGTGGTTTATCGGGCAGCTATTAGAAAAAGGAAAGACATATTCCTTACTTCACTTTCCGGATAGTGAAGACTGTGTTTGGTCTGAAGATACAAAAAATCAGTTGTTGGATTTACAGCACCTCGGCGCCGCTCCTGCCTATGCATTTTTACTATGGGTGAGTCAAGTTGCTCGAAGTCGGAGTTGGGATGAAGGCCTGGCACTAGGCCAAATAGCTTCTTTGCTCACCAAGTGGTTTTTTTGGCGAAATCTTACCGATACACCGCCAACCCGTGAGCTAGACCCGATGTTCGTGCAATTAATTGGCGAGCTGCTGAAGCAGATTCGTAATGGCTCGATTGGCAACCTCGAAGAGTTTGTGGTGCAGACCAGTGATTGGTTGGTGGCGCGTGCGGCCCCTGAGGATGTGTGTGATGCGCGCCTGAAGGGCGATGTTTACCTCGATAACTACGAGGCCACACGTTTCATGTTGTGCAAGCTGGAAGAAGTACATCAGACCCGCGAGAACACGCGCAATTTGTGGGCACACGACGCAAACGATCGCCCCGTTTTTACGGTTGAGCACATCTTGCCCAAGACAGAAAACCTTGGCCCAGGCTGGGTGGCCATGCTGGAACTCAACGGCAAGGACACCGCTGACGCCATACGCCAGCGCTGCGCCCACCAACTCGGCAACCTAACCCTGAGTGGGTACAACTCCAAACTCGGCACGATGGAATTCATCAAGAAGCGTGACCGCCAGAACGATAAGGACGACTTCATCGGGTATCGCAATGGGCTTTATCTGAACGCTGATTTGGCCACTCGCACCGAATGGAATGAGGCCGCGATGACGGCACGAACAGACAAGATGCTCAAGGAGGTGAAGTCCATCCTGAGCCTAAGGAGCAGCTCATGA
- a CDS encoding Eco57I restriction-modification methylase domain-containing protein: MAFDQSTRGRLQKLVNICRSLLSDEFSIQLQQTYGLDPKTGEVTPMTRLTHLDDRQRHTAEVLRQTLVHYLGADTDDTDHRIAVLDRMVREQAFTVLNRLAALLMMEARGQLIESISKGYQSRGYQLYSKIAGTALGETGQAYQVYLFSVFDELSQELPALFDRYAANGLLFPREIALRALLDELNHFEIESLWAADETIGWIYQYFNSKEERKAMRDASQAPRNSRELAVRNQFFTPRYVVEFLVDNTLGRLWFNATGGQTELRDRCQYLLVKPDEQAQVAIKLRDPRTLKLLDPACGSMHFGLYAFDLFAEIYREAWAWEQQHGPGSLDVSTQPQAVLKPLCQTYDDEAAFSREVPRLIIENNIYGVDIDPRAAQIATLALWLRAQRAWHDASVKAKDRPRIGQGHVVAAVAPPAERDLRAAFAAQLDQSDAELFEKTLQMLKHLPEMGVLLQVERELPHLIRQVNVGKGTGLFAQQEQETWLQAEVRLRKALNEFAQAAKYTYQGRLFAQDALQGLRMIDHCREVFDVVVMNPPFGALASNTKDQLAKAYPRSKNDLLTIFVERGLGLLRTGGYLGAITSRTCLFLSSYQTWRKEIVLGMATPKVLADLGLGVMDDAVVEAAAFTLERSA, from the coding sequence ATGGCTTTCGATCAATCCACACGAGGCCGCCTGCAAAAGCTGGTTAACATTTGTCGCAGCCTGCTGTCCGACGAATTCAGCATCCAGCTTCAGCAAACCTATGGTCTAGACCCCAAGACCGGTGAAGTCACGCCGATGACACGACTCACCCATCTGGACGACCGGCAGCGCCACACGGCTGAGGTCCTACGCCAAACTCTGGTGCACTACCTGGGCGCTGATACCGACGACACCGATCACCGCATCGCAGTGCTCGACCGCATGGTGCGCGAGCAGGCATTTACAGTGCTCAACCGTCTGGCAGCGCTGTTGATGATGGAGGCGCGCGGGCAGTTGATCGAGTCGATCAGCAAAGGCTACCAATCCCGTGGCTATCAGCTCTACAGTAAGATTGCCGGTACCGCCCTGGGCGAAACAGGTCAAGCTTACCAAGTCTATCTGTTCAGCGTGTTTGATGAGTTGTCACAGGAACTGCCCGCCCTGTTTGACCGCTATGCTGCCAACGGTTTGCTGTTCCCTCGTGAGATTGCCCTGCGTGCGCTGCTGGATGAGCTGAACCACTTTGAGATTGAATCTCTCTGGGCCGCAGACGAAACAATCGGCTGGATCTACCAATACTTCAACTCTAAAGAAGAGCGCAAGGCCATGCGCGATGCCAGCCAGGCACCGCGCAATAGTCGCGAGCTGGCCGTGCGCAATCAGTTCTTCACGCCGCGTTATGTGGTGGAGTTCTTGGTCGATAATACGCTCGGGCGTCTCTGGTTTAACGCCACTGGCGGGCAAACTGAGCTGCGGGACCGTTGCCAGTACCTGCTGGTCAAGCCCGACGAGCAAGCACAGGTCGCCATCAAACTGCGTGACCCGCGTACCCTGAAGCTGCTGGACCCGGCTTGTGGCTCCATGCACTTTGGCCTGTATGCCTTCGATCTGTTTGCTGAGATCTATCGGGAGGCTTGGGCCTGGGAACAGCAGCACGGCCCCGGGTCTCTGGATGTTTCCACGCAGCCCCAAGCTGTGCTTAAGCCTCTTTGCCAGACCTACGATGACGAAGCGGCTTTTTCGCGCGAGGTACCGCGTCTGATCATTGAAAACAATATCTATGGCGTCGACATCGACCCGCGCGCCGCGCAGATCGCCACCTTGGCATTATGGCTGCGGGCGCAGCGTGCTTGGCACGATGCCAGCGTAAAAGCCAAAGATCGCCCACGCATTGGTCAGGGGCACGTCGTGGCCGCCGTCGCCCCCCCGGCTGAACGCGATTTACGCGCAGCTTTTGCCGCCCAGCTGGATCAGAGTGACGCTGAGTTGTTCGAGAAAACCTTACAGATGCTGAAGCACCTGCCTGAAATGGGCGTACTGCTCCAGGTTGAGCGAGAGCTACCGCACTTGATTCGTCAGGTCAATGTCGGCAAAGGTACAGGCCTGTTTGCTCAGCAAGAGCAAGAAACTTGGCTGCAGGCTGAGGTGCGTTTGCGTAAGGCACTGAATGAATTCGCGCAAGCAGCTAAATACACCTACCAAGGCCGCCTATTTGCCCAAGATGCATTGCAGGGCCTGCGTATGATTGATCATTGCCGTGAAGTGTTCGATGTGGTGGTAATGAATCCACCTTTTGGCGCGCTAGCTTCAAATACGAAGGATCAACTCGCCAAAGCCTATCCGCGCAGCAAAAACGATTTGCTGACCATTTTCGTAGAAAGAGGATTAGGCCTCCTTCGCACGGGTGGTTACCTTGGCGCGATCACTTCACGTACCTGTCTGTTTCTATCAAGTTATCAGACTTGGCGAAAAGAGATCGTCTTGGGCATGGCTACCCCTAAAGTTCTGGCAGATCTTGGTCTTGGAGTCATGGATGATGCAGTTGTTGAAGCTGCTGCTTTCACATTGGAGCGCTCTGCATGA
- a CDS encoding PglZ domain-containing protein: MSIAEFIQNKILRPRLQKTGSLVVYDPAGHYQDVCKGLADEKLLVVDASKSSIESRVAAMQGLRDVIDRQLAGMLVYVPAKAPESDEERQADPFAPIAAAGAIFPEGDGDSFESLCLKAKPDHTTAIRAIFEQDASPSFAVVDAIGGGLGWPNLRALLAVESARDILFALLVPNDAQQSALKGSDSWVTEARDLLRNSMGLSLKTRGKTWDSVANELWRFVLFSEFVFDLPGALPASLSDVPRAETQAKPLIEYLCDLLRNDRRTQSVYIDRAEEIERDLNLVSQFGSWSDLGDRDTFPFEERTFLSRAIEGILRDDIDRVKSISERHQQSVWTGKGESRAQWDLIRSATELLQTCDDMERQLSDNARNLDVLLTFYVSSLREADRLHREFEQAVSDYDWQDAQGVMTPVKQQVRKQYGKLVEKVQLIFTRHVEQSGWPLAGQLSNTDVFDRIVAPKLQKNGHKVAYFMIDALRYELGVALERQLTEDGQVELQAAMAQLPSITPVGMASLLPGAGQQLRIKNDEQSLVPMLGDQVVGTVAQRMDVFRKKYGQRFEEGRLEDFVRGRFDFSPETDLLVLRAVEIDSHFENHPDTAPAEITNALKRIRVAIHKLKERGFHEVVIVTDHGFFMNTHAGAGDVCSKPAGNWIGIHDRCALGDGAGDSNHLVVSAEKMGIRSDFAKFAAPHSLAAYRSGLLYYHGGISLQECVVPVITMQLKTSNQPTLHKASVAMSYKNGAKAITTRMPVIDLAVETADMFSTENEFEILLEAHDSKGEVVGEAKAGGAVNPATGTLSLKPGDKVQVTIKMQMDFEGKFKIKALHPTTYTVYCQLDLATDYAV, encoded by the coding sequence ATGAGCATTGCTGAATTCATTCAGAACAAAATTCTTCGTCCCCGATTGCAGAAGACGGGTAGTCTCGTGGTGTATGACCCTGCCGGGCATTACCAAGATGTCTGCAAAGGGTTGGCCGACGAAAAGCTGCTGGTTGTGGATGCTTCAAAGAGCAGCATTGAGAGTCGGGTAGCTGCGATGCAGGGCTTGCGTGATGTGATCGATCGGCAGCTCGCTGGAATGCTGGTCTATGTGCCTGCAAAAGCGCCCGAGAGCGATGAAGAAAGGCAGGCTGATCCCTTCGCACCCATTGCCGCAGCCGGGGCGATTTTCCCCGAAGGGGATGGTGATAGCTTTGAGAGCCTATGCCTGAAGGCGAAACCAGATCACACCACGGCCATTAGGGCCATCTTTGAGCAGGATGCTTCGCCTAGTTTTGCGGTGGTGGATGCTATTGGCGGCGGCTTGGGCTGGCCCAACTTGCGTGCGCTACTGGCAGTCGAGTCCGCCCGAGACATTCTGTTCGCGCTGCTTGTGCCAAACGATGCGCAGCAATCGGCATTGAAAGGCAGCGATAGCTGGGTGACAGAGGCGCGTGATTTGCTCCGCAACAGCATGGGCCTGTCATTGAAGACCAGAGGCAAGACATGGGACTCGGTTGCCAACGAACTGTGGCGTTTCGTTTTGTTCAGCGAGTTTGTGTTTGATCTGCCTGGTGCATTGCCTGCCAGTTTGAGCGATGTACCGCGAGCCGAAACTCAGGCGAAGCCGTTAATTGAATACCTGTGCGATCTGCTGCGCAATGATCGCCGTACGCAGAGTGTTTATATCGACCGCGCAGAAGAAATTGAGCGCGATCTCAACCTAGTCAGCCAATTTGGTAGCTGGTCCGATTTGGGCGACCGGGACACCTTCCCGTTTGAAGAGCGCACATTTTTGAGTCGGGCGATCGAAGGCATCCTGCGTGATGACATCGACCGGGTGAAGAGCATCTCGGAGCGCCATCAGCAATCGGTGTGGACGGGCAAAGGCGAGAGCCGTGCCCAGTGGGATTTGATTCGATCGGCTACTGAGTTGCTTCAAACCTGCGACGACATGGAGCGGCAGCTTTCGGATAACGCACGCAATCTTGATGTGCTGCTGACCTTTTACGTGAGCAGTCTGCGTGAAGCTGATCGCTTGCATCGCGAGTTCGAACAGGCAGTTAGCGATTACGACTGGCAAGACGCGCAAGGTGTCATGACGCCAGTCAAGCAGCAAGTTCGTAAGCAGTACGGCAAACTGGTCGAGAAGGTGCAGTTGATCTTCACTCGCCATGTGGAACAAAGTGGCTGGCCGTTGGCTGGGCAGCTATCGAATACTGATGTGTTTGACCGCATTGTTGCGCCCAAGCTGCAAAAGAACGGCCACAAGGTGGCGTACTTCATGATTGATGCGCTTCGCTACGAATTGGGCGTGGCGCTGGAACGGCAGTTGACGGAAGACGGACAAGTTGAATTGCAGGCTGCCATGGCGCAGCTACCAAGCATCACGCCAGTAGGCATGGCCAGTTTGTTGCCCGGGGCTGGCCAGCAGCTTCGCATCAAGAATGACGAACAGAGCCTGGTGCCAATGCTGGGTGACCAGGTGGTGGGTACCGTTGCGCAGCGCATGGATGTGTTTCGGAAGAAATACGGCCAGCGCTTTGAAGAGGGGCGTCTGGAAGACTTTGTTCGCGGACGTTTCGATTTCTCGCCTGAAACCGATTTGTTGGTGTTGCGCGCTGTAGAGATAGATAGCCACTTTGAGAACCATCCTGACACCGCCCCTGCAGAGATTACCAATGCACTCAAACGCATTCGGGTCGCAATTCATAAGCTGAAAGAACGTGGCTTTCATGAGGTGGTGATCGTGACCGATCACGGCTTCTTCATGAACACCCACGCTGGTGCGGGCGATGTCTGCAGCAAGCCCGCTGGCAACTGGATTGGCATTCATGACCGGTGCGCGCTGGGTGATGGTGCTGGCGACAGCAATCACCTCGTGGTCTCAGCCGAGAAAATGGGCATTCGCAGTGACTTTGCCAAGTTCGCTGCGCCACATTCGCTGGCGGCCTATCGCAGTGGTTTGCTCTATTACCACGGCGGTATTTCTTTGCAGGAATGCGTGGTGCCGGTGATAACGATGCAGTTGAAAACATCCAATCAACCGACACTGCATAAAGCATCTGTGGCGATGAGCTACAAGAACGGTGCCAAGGCCATCACCACACGTATGCCAGTGATTGACCTTGCAGTTGAAACGGCAGACATGTTCTCGACTGAAAACGAGTTCGAGATTTTGCTGGAGGCACACGACAGCAAGGGCGAAGTGGTGGGTGAAGCGAAGGCCGGAGGTGCAGTGAATCCGGCAACAGGAACATTGTCGTTGAAGCCAGGTGACAAGGTTCAAGTCACGATCAAGATGCAAATGGATTTCGAGGGGAAATTCAAGATCAAGGCTTTGCATCCAACGACTTATACGGTGTACTGCCAACTTGACCTGGCAACCGACTATGCGGTGTAA
- the brxL gene encoding BREX system Lon protease-like protein BrxL, whose protein sequence is MNELDQKLTATFDGKVLRKDLLHRIKKGTNVPTFVLEFLLARFCASDDQAEMDAGMEAVLASLQDNYVKPDEANAAQSKVATKGKHRFIDKVHVRYVEKEKRHWASLENFNSQRIAIGEKFYRDNDRLLEGGIWAEVTLAHNAIEEDDYAFYIEDLRPIQISRFDFDRYCEGRTQFTRDEWIAAILRTVGLEPTKLSNRVCMHFIARLAALVEPNYNYIELGPRGTGKSYFFSEFSPYATLISGGQATKSALFYNNARRKVGLVGFWDTVAFDEVGGIKVKDPDTIQIMKDFMANGRFSRGAEVIADASLSFVGNFDLSISQVVNSVEHDLFQPLPAEFDLAIMDRFAAYIPGWEMPKNSSEFLTSSYGFITDYLAEAFHYQFKHTNRYEEVSKRIRLGKSVEGRDEKGIKKTVCAFLKILHPTGSPTDEEFEEYVAYAVECRRRVKEQMNKRKPDDEFARIDLSFVNAQGQEVVVYCPESKDAAATQQPFRRQLNDKLAPERDVATEAIQKPRVPEPASKVEVIPPVVTPVVSAELVEKHFTIMYGDVGHSYESIIGPYLRGAKTVVIEDPYIRLQHQIQNFVRFCECVLKAGTVKKINLITGYDDNTQLADIAEKLEELKQSLLEMDVELEVKLNPNLHDREIRLDNGWVIKIGRGLDFYQKPGGWFEVGANDLSLRKCLETKVDIFRG, encoded by the coding sequence ATGAATGAGCTCGACCAAAAGCTGACCGCCACCTTTGATGGCAAGGTACTGCGCAAGGATCTACTCCATCGGATTAAGAAGGGAACCAACGTCCCTACCTTCGTGCTGGAGTTTTTGCTTGCGCGCTTTTGTGCGAGTGATGATCAGGCCGAGATGGATGCGGGCATGGAGGCGGTGCTCGCCAGCTTACAAGACAACTATGTAAAGCCTGACGAGGCCAATGCCGCGCAGTCAAAGGTGGCAACCAAAGGCAAGCATCGCTTTATCGACAAGGTCCATGTTCGGTATGTCGAGAAGGAAAAGCGCCACTGGGCCTCATTGGAGAACTTCAATTCACAGCGTATCGCTATTGGCGAGAAGTTCTATCGAGACAATGACCGCCTATTGGAGGGCGGAATTTGGGCTGAGGTGACGTTGGCACATAACGCGATCGAAGAAGACGACTACGCGTTTTACATTGAAGACCTGCGGCCCATCCAGATCAGTCGCTTTGATTTTGACCGCTACTGTGAAGGTCGCACTCAATTCACCCGTGACGAGTGGATTGCGGCGATTTTGCGCACCGTTGGCCTGGAACCAACAAAGCTGTCAAATCGCGTGTGTATGCACTTTATTGCGCGCCTGGCTGCCCTCGTTGAACCCAATTACAACTACATTGAGCTTGGGCCACGCGGCACCGGGAAGTCGTATTTCTTCAGTGAATTTTCGCCCTATGCCACATTGATTTCAGGTGGACAGGCGACCAAGTCGGCGCTGTTCTACAACAATGCGCGCCGTAAGGTTGGTCTGGTTGGGTTTTGGGATACCGTGGCTTTCGACGAAGTAGGCGGCATCAAAGTCAAAGATCCGGACACCATTCAAATCATGAAAGATTTCATGGCGAATGGTCGCTTTTCGCGTGGTGCTGAAGTGATCGCTGATGCCAGCCTTAGCTTTGTTGGCAATTTCGATTTATCCATCAGCCAAGTAGTTAACTCGGTTGAGCATGATCTTTTCCAACCATTGCCCGCTGAGTTTGACTTGGCGATCATGGATCGATTTGCAGCCTACATACCTGGCTGGGAAATGCCCAAGAACAGCAGTGAATTTCTAACCAGTAGCTACGGGTTCATTACCGACTACCTGGCGGAAGCATTCCACTACCAGTTCAAGCACACCAATCGGTACGAAGAAGTCAGTAAACGCATCCGACTTGGCAAGAGTGTTGAGGGCCGTGATGAAAAAGGCATCAAGAAAACCGTCTGTGCCTTCCTGAAGATTCTTCACCCTACCGGTTCTCCGACCGATGAGGAGTTCGAAGAATATGTAGCCTACGCAGTTGAGTGCCGTCGACGTGTGAAGGAGCAGATGAATAAACGCAAACCCGATGATGAGTTTGCGCGCATTGATCTCTCATTCGTTAATGCGCAGGGGCAAGAAGTTGTTGTCTATTGTCCCGAGTCGAAGGATGCCGCAGCTACACAGCAACCGTTTAGACGGCAGCTCAACGACAAACTTGCACCTGAACGTGACGTTGCGACAGAGGCTATACAAAAGCCGAGGGTGCCCGAGCCTGCGAGCAAAGTCGAAGTAATTCCTCCTGTCGTCACCCCTGTTGTTTCAGCCGAGTTGGTGGAGAAGCACTTCACGATTATGTACGGTGACGTCGGCCACAGCTACGAATCGATCATTGGTCCCTACCTGCGAGGAGCAAAGACGGTCGTCATTGAAGACCCGTACATTCGCCTTCAGCACCAGATCCAGAATTTCGTTCGCTTTTGTGAGTGCGTCTTAAAGGCCGGAACGGTGAAGAAGATCAACCTCATCACCGGATACGACGACAACACGCAGCTGGCCGATATTGCAGAGAAGCTGGAAGAGTTGAAGCAAAGCTTGCTCGAGATGGATGTGGAGCTTGAGGTCAAACTCAACCCGAACCTGCACGATCGAGAAATCCGCCTGGACAACGGTTGGGTCATCAAAATCGGGCGAGGCCTGGATTTTTACCAAAAGCCGGGTGGCTGGTTTGAGGTGGGCGCGAACGACTTGAGTCTGCGAAAGTGCCTTGAAACCAAGGTGGATATTTTTCGTGGGTAA